The proteins below are encoded in one region of Microbispora sp. NBC_01189:
- a CDS encoding fasciclin domain-containing protein: MNTRLLAFAALTAALSMSAACGSQGGNSAAPVAVNETATDMTTETPSTGAEPSEGASATPSAAVSASPVGPACASLPASGKGSPAELAKVPVGAAISDIPSLSTLARVVKKAGLAETLNSAQDITVFAPTNEAFGKIPKNQLDQLLTNRKSLRALLAYHVVKGRKAPADLHGELTSLEGRKLTVSGAAPSFKVNDAAVTCGNLATSNATVYLVDKVLMPK, translated from the coding sequence ATGAATACCCGTCTGCTCGCCTTTGCCGCGCTGACCGCGGCGCTGTCGATGTCCGCGGCGTGCGGTAGCCAGGGCGGCAACTCCGCGGCCCCGGTCGCCGTCAACGAGACCGCCACCGACATGACCACCGAGACTCCCAGCACCGGCGCCGAGCCGAGCGAGGGCGCCTCCGCGACGCCCTCGGCCGCGGTGTCCGCGTCGCCGGTCGGACCCGCCTGCGCCTCGCTCCCGGCCTCGGGCAAGGGCAGTCCCGCCGAGCTGGCCAAGGTGCCGGTGGGCGCCGCGATCTCCGACATTCCGTCGCTCTCCACACTGGCCCGCGTGGTGAAGAAGGCCGGGCTCGCGGAGACGCTCAACTCCGCCCAGGACATCACCGTGTTCGCGCCCACCAACGAGGCGTTCGGCAAGATCCCGAAGAACCAGCTCGACCAGTTGCTGACCAACCGCAAGTCGCTCCGGGCGCTGCTGGCCTATCACGTGGTCAAGGGACGGAAGGCGCCCGCGGACCTGCACGGCGAGCTGACCAGCCTGGAAGGCCGCAAGCTCACCGTCTCGGGCGCGGCACCCAGCTTCAAGGTCAACGACGCGGCCGTGACCTGCGGGAACCTCGCCACCTCCAACGCGACCGTCTACCTGGTCGACAAGGTCCTCATGCCGAAGTGA
- a CDS encoding DUF2945 domain-containing protein → MSDKRESEEPKVGDEVTWKSHGGTAEGKVEKKITERTEEAGRTVAASPEEPQYKVRSEKSGGSAVHKPSALHPRK, encoded by the coding sequence ATGAGTGACAAGCGCGAATCCGAGGAACCGAAGGTCGGCGACGAGGTGACCTGGAAGAGCCACGGCGGGACCGCCGAAGGCAAGGTCGAGAAGAAGATCACCGAACGGACCGAGGAGGCGGGCCGTACCGTGGCCGCGTCCCCGGAGGAGCCGCAGTACAAGGTGCGCAGCGAGAAGAGCGGAGGCTCGGCGGTGCACAAGCCCTCGGCCCTGCATCCCCGGAAATGA
- a CDS encoding DUF4236 domain-containing protein gives MGWSYRKSVKMGPFRLNLSRGGVGHSYGGRAFRVTKTADGRRTLTVNLPGGFHWKKTLS, from the coding sequence ATGGGCTGGAGCTACCGTAAGTCAGTCAAGATGGGGCCTTTCAGGCTCAACCTGTCGCGCGGCGGTGTGGGCCACAGCTACGGCGGCCGCGCCTTCCGCGTGACCAAGACGGCGGACGGGCGCCGCACCCTCACGGTGAACCTGCCCGGCGGCTTCCACTGGAAGAAGACGCTCAGCTAG
- a CDS encoding MarR family winged helix-turn-helix transcriptional regulator, with translation MAKDGDEEPIADDLEAVTSAVLTASRVLVAISARSLAAAEDRVTLPQFRMLLVVGQGETKLVTLAEKLGVNPSTAMRMADRLAAAGLLKREVNPQNRRETLLRLTGIGRRIVDEVTARRKAEIAAILARMPAPRRQALITAMREFTDAAGEPPTTASFPLGWPDPSS, from the coding sequence ATGGCTAAAGATGGGGACGAGGAGCCGATCGCGGACGACCTGGAGGCCGTCACGTCCGCTGTGCTCACCGCATCGCGGGTGCTCGTCGCGATCTCCGCACGCTCCCTCGCCGCCGCGGAGGACAGGGTCACGCTGCCGCAGTTCCGGATGCTGTTGGTGGTCGGCCAGGGCGAGACCAAACTGGTGACGCTTGCCGAGAAACTCGGCGTGAACCCCTCGACCGCGATGCGGATGGCGGACCGCCTCGCCGCCGCCGGACTGCTGAAGCGTGAGGTGAACCCGCAGAACCGGCGTGAGACGCTGCTGCGGCTGACCGGCATCGGCCGGCGCATCGTGGACGAGGTCACGGCCCGGCGCAAGGCGGAGATCGCGGCGATACTCGCCCGGATGCCCGCCCCCCGGCGTCAGGCCCTGATCACCGCCATGCGCGAGTTCACCGACGCGGCCGGCGAACCACCCACGACCGCCTCGTTCCCGCTCGGCTGGCCTGACCCGTCCTCCTGA
- a CDS encoding YetF domain-containing protein: MSWWPRARSSGGSYGRCGLTEPDLYVILRQHGVASLSSVRYVIFESKGAVSVVTRNHPVGDVTHHGLRQAPPA; this comes from the coding sequence GTGTCCTGGTGGCCGAGGGCGAGATCCAGCGGCGGCAGCTACGGGAGGTGCGGGCTCACCGAGCCCGACCTGTACGTGATCCTCCGCCAGCACGGCGTCGCCTCGCTCTCCTCGGTACGTTACGTGATCTTCGAGTCGAAGGGGGCGGTGAGCGTGGTGACGAGGAACCATCCGGTGGGCGACGTCACCCACCACGGGCTGCGGCAGGCGCCACCCGCGTGA
- a CDS encoding SPW repeat protein has product MVRPGLARRPDVTELRQTYDRAGSTAPAQVMDAVTLLAGLYLAISPWIVGFTGFGGLTVNNLIVGLVVTALALSCASAFGRTYGVSWVTPVLGVWAIIAPWVIRGQPATTATIWNNVVTGAIIFLFGLGALAFAANYRQHEHGRRGEAGASRGEW; this is encoded by the coding sequence ATGGTGCGACCAGGTCTGGCTCGACGCCCGGATGTGACAGAGCTGCGCCAGACGTACGACCGGGCGGGATCCACCGCCCCCGCGCAGGTGATGGACGCGGTGACGCTCCTCGCCGGGCTCTATCTCGCCATCTCGCCGTGGATCGTAGGGTTCACCGGATTCGGCGGCCTGACGGTCAACAACCTGATCGTCGGGCTGGTCGTCACGGCGCTCGCGCTGAGCTGCGCCTCCGCGTTCGGCCGGACGTACGGCGTGAGCTGGGTGACACCGGTGCTCGGCGTCTGGGCGATCATCGCGCCGTGGGTGATCAGAGGCCAGCCGGCGACCACCGCGACCATCTGGAACAACGTGGTCACCGGGGCGATCATCTTCCTGTTCGGCCTCGGCGCGCTGGCCTTCGCGGCCAACTACCGGCAGCACGAGCACGGCCGGCGCGGAGAAGCCGGCGCATCCCGCGGCGAGTGGTAG
- a CDS encoding D-arabinono-1,4-lactone oxidase translates to MTQDVTNWAGNITFRAGRIDRPSSLEELRGLVARSGKVRVLGSGHSFNHIADSPGALVSLDGLPPEIDVDSAAAAVRVAASVRYGELGRRLHEKGHALPNLASLPHISVAGSCATGTHGSGDGNGGLATSVRAIEMVTAGGDLVTLSRDADGDRFAGAVVSLGALGAVVALTLDLLPAFDVRQRVYEGLPAEVLDDRFDAVMSAAYSVSLFTDWRTSRVNQVWVKERLAPASRSEGATGSGGAPDAGGVAGAGPEPGGGFFGAAPAGGPRHPVPGVSPVHCTTQMGTPGPWFERLPHFRPDFTPSSGEELQSEYMVPRRHAAEAFRALGAIGDRIAPVLQISEIRSIAADDLWLSPSQGRDTVAFHFTWVKDPAAVTPVLTAIEERLAPFGARPHWGKIFTLPPDVLRSRYERMDDFAALARHHDPRGVFANDYVERYVFGRW, encoded by the coding sequence GTGACTCAAGACGTGACGAACTGGGCGGGCAACATCACTTTCCGGGCCGGGCGCATCGACCGGCCGTCCTCGCTGGAGGAACTGCGCGGGCTGGTGGCCCGGAGCGGGAAGGTCCGCGTCCTCGGCAGCGGCCACTCCTTCAACCACATCGCCGACTCGCCGGGCGCGCTCGTCTCGCTGGACGGCCTGCCCCCCGAGATCGACGTCGACTCCGCGGCGGCGGCCGTCCGGGTGGCCGCGAGCGTGCGGTACGGCGAACTCGGGCGGCGCCTGCACGAGAAGGGCCACGCCCTGCCCAACCTCGCGTCCCTGCCGCACATCTCGGTCGCGGGCTCCTGCGCGACCGGCACCCACGGCTCCGGCGACGGCAACGGCGGGCTCGCGACGTCCGTGCGCGCGATCGAGATGGTGACCGCCGGCGGCGACCTCGTCACGCTGAGCCGGGACGCGGACGGCGACCGGTTCGCGGGCGCCGTCGTGTCGCTCGGCGCGCTCGGCGCCGTCGTCGCCCTGACGCTCGATCTCCTCCCGGCCTTCGACGTCCGGCAGCGCGTGTACGAGGGTCTCCCGGCGGAGGTGCTCGACGACCGGTTCGACGCCGTCATGTCCGCCGCCTACAGCGTGAGCCTGTTCACCGACTGGCGGACCTCCCGCGTCAACCAGGTCTGGGTCAAGGAACGCCTCGCCCCCGCCTCCCGCTCCGAAGGGGCGACCGGCTCAGGAGGGGCGCCCGATGCCGGGGGAGTAGCAGGGGCCGGCCCCGAGCCCGGCGGCGGCTTCTTCGGGGCGGCCCCGGCCGGCGGCCCGCGCCACCCCGTGCCCGGCGTGTCCCCGGTGCACTGCACGACCCAGATGGGGACGCCCGGCCCCTGGTTCGAGCGCCTGCCGCACTTCCGCCCCGACTTCACCCCGAGCAGCGGCGAGGAGCTTCAGTCGGAGTACATGGTGCCCCGGCGGCACGCGGCCGAGGCGTTCCGCGCGCTCGGCGCGATCGGCGACCGCATCGCACCGGTTCTGCAGATCTCCGAGATCCGCAGCATCGCCGCCGACGACCTCTGGCTGAGCCCGAGCCAGGGACGCGACACCGTGGCCTTCCACTTCACCTGGGTCAAGGACCCGGCCGCCGTGACGCCGGTGCTGACCGCGATCGAGGAGCGCCTGGCGCCGTTCGGGGCGCGGCCCCACTGGGGGAAGATCTTCACCCTCCCGCCGGACGTCCTGCGCTCCCGCTACGAGCGCATGGACGACTTCGCCGCTCTGGCGCGGCACCACGACCCCCGGGGCGTCTTCGCCAACGACTACGTCGAGCGGTACGTCTTCGGGCGGTGGTGA
- a CDS encoding peroxiredoxin, with protein MTAAAEPATRLPLIGDRAPGFEAESTHGPVRLADYTGRWLVLFSHPADFTPVCTTEFVAFTELAEEFAARGVALLGISVDSVHSHLAWTRAIEDRLGVRVPFPVVADVGTRISRAYGMLHPNASTTAAVRAVFVIDPESVVRAILYYPMNAGRMVPEILRLVEALQTADRDGVSCPANWRPGDDVLLGAPRTQAEVDARQADERVKLVDWYLASLPGRPA; from the coding sequence ATGACTGCTGCCGCGGAGCCGGCCACCCGGCTGCCGCTCATCGGCGACCGGGCCCCCGGCTTCGAGGCCGAGAGCACGCACGGCCCGGTCCGGCTCGCCGACTACACGGGGCGGTGGCTGGTGCTGTTCAGCCACCCCGCCGACTTCACCCCGGTCTGCACCACCGAGTTCGTCGCCTTCACCGAGCTCGCCGAGGAGTTCGCGGCCCGCGGCGTCGCCCTGCTCGGCATTTCGGTCGACTCCGTCCACAGCCACCTCGCCTGGACCCGGGCGATCGAGGACAGGCTCGGTGTGCGGGTGCCGTTCCCGGTCGTCGCCGACGTCGGCACCCGGATCTCCCGCGCGTACGGCATGCTCCACCCGAACGCGTCGACCACGGCGGCGGTGCGGGCGGTCTTCGTCATCGACCCCGAGTCGGTCGTGCGCGCGATCCTCTACTACCCGATGAACGCGGGGCGCATGGTCCCCGAGATCCTCCGGCTCGTCGAGGCGCTGCAGACGGCCGACCGCGACGGCGTCTCCTGCCCGGCCAACTGGCGGCCGGGAGACGACGTGCTGCTGGGCGCGCCGCGGACCCAGGCCGAGGTGGACGCCAGGCAGGCCGACGAGAGGGTCAAGCTCGTCGACTGGTACCTCGCCAGCCTCCCCGGCCGCCCCGCCTGA
- a CDS encoding class I SAM-dependent methyltransferase: MRTTVPVTTEISHPLFARFYTWFSQVLDRRGLAGQREALLAGLSGRVIEVGAGNGLNFRHYPPSVTGVLAVEPEPRLRAAARRAAETAPVRIEVGGGLAERLPAAGGRFDAAVVTFVLCSLPDPGAGLREIRRVLAPGGRLRFLEHVRAGGAGWARAQDLLDATVWPRLTGGCHTGRDSVAAIEAAGFTIESLDRFVFTCGVRGPISLCGPISFCVRGVARR; the protein is encoded by the coding sequence ATGCGGACGACCGTGCCGGTGACGACCGAGATCAGCCATCCGCTGTTCGCGCGCTTCTACACCTGGTTCAGCCAGGTGCTCGACCGGCGGGGCCTCGCCGGTCAGCGGGAGGCGCTGCTGGCCGGGCTGTCGGGCCGGGTGATCGAGGTCGGCGCGGGCAACGGGCTGAACTTCCGCCACTATCCGCCGTCCGTGACCGGTGTGCTGGCCGTCGAGCCGGAGCCCCGGCTGCGGGCGGCCGCCCGCCGCGCCGCCGAGACGGCGCCGGTGCGGATCGAGGTGGGCGGCGGCCTGGCCGAACGGCTCCCGGCCGCCGGCGGCCGGTTCGACGCGGCGGTGGTGACGTTCGTGCTGTGCTCACTGCCCGACCCGGGCGCCGGACTGCGGGAGATCCGCCGGGTGCTCGCGCCCGGCGGGCGGCTGCGCTTCCTCGAACACGTCCGCGCCGGGGGCGCCGGCTGGGCCCGCGCCCAGGACCTGCTGGACGCGACGGTGTGGCCGCGCCTGACCGGCGGCTGCCACACGGGCCGGGACAGCGTGGCGGCGATCGAGGCGGCGGGTTTCACGATCGAGTCACTGGACCGGTTCGTCTTCACCTGCGGCGTCCGCGGCCCGATCTCCCTCTGCGGCCCTATCTCCTTCTGCGTACGCGGCGTGGCCCGCCGCTGA
- a CDS encoding MFS transporter, with product MSGVQAVLKRVALDTRPLAIPAYRRLLVGQGVSFVGFQLTAVAVSGQVYSITGSSLWVGMLGPVSLVPLVVFGLWGGAVADAMDRRRLLLAGSVVAWVSTLALLLHAWSGLGSVHLILAVIALQSIGFAVTSATRGAIIPRIVPTERVAAANTLNFLVSSVGTVVGPLLAGLVLARGGYALAYLIDAVLFGAGFYAAVRLPTLAPLGEISRPGLRSVADGLAYVVSRPVVLMSFVVDIIAMAFAMPRALFPEMTAERFGGSAVAFGWLSASIAIGAVAAGLLSGWIGRVRRQGVALTLVIALWGVTVSAAALAQPLWLVVALLAVGGAIDLASAVWRQTILQTYAPDEMRGRLQGVFMVVVAGGPRLGDLRAGATADAFGLVPSWAGGGLVCALLVLVAGFAVPAFRRYEAGTARSETADRQPEPSAD from the coding sequence GTGTCGGGGGTTCAGGCAGTTCTGAAGCGCGTCGCACTCGACACCCGGCCCCTGGCCATCCCGGCGTACCGGCGGCTGCTGGTGGGTCAGGGCGTGTCGTTCGTCGGCTTCCAGCTCACCGCGGTGGCCGTGAGCGGTCAGGTCTACAGCATCACCGGGTCGTCGCTGTGGGTGGGCATGCTCGGCCCGGTGAGCCTCGTCCCGCTGGTCGTCTTCGGCCTGTGGGGCGGCGCGGTCGCCGACGCGATGGACCGCCGGCGGCTGCTGCTCGCCGGGTCGGTCGTGGCCTGGGTGTCGACCCTCGCCCTGCTGCTGCACGCCTGGTCGGGGCTGGGGAGCGTCCACCTCATCCTCGCGGTGATCGCCCTGCAGTCGATCGGCTTCGCCGTCACCTCGGCGACGCGCGGCGCGATCATCCCCCGGATCGTCCCCACTGAGCGGGTCGCCGCGGCCAACACCCTGAACTTCCTGGTCAGCAGCGTCGGCACGGTGGTGGGGCCGTTGCTGGCCGGGCTGGTGCTCGCCCGGGGCGGCTACGCCCTGGCCTACCTCATCGACGCCGTCCTGTTCGGCGCGGGCTTCTACGCCGCCGTACGGCTGCCGACGCTCGCGCCCCTCGGCGAGATCTCCCGGCCGGGCCTGCGCTCGGTCGCCGACGGGCTCGCCTACGTCGTGAGCCGGCCGGTCGTGCTGATGTCGTTCGTGGTGGACATCATCGCGATGGCCTTCGCGATGCCGCGGGCGCTGTTCCCCGAGATGACGGCGGAGCGCTTCGGCGGGTCGGCCGTGGCGTTCGGCTGGCTGTCGGCGAGCATCGCCATCGGCGCGGTCGCCGCCGGGCTGCTGTCCGGCTGGATCGGCCGCGTACGGCGGCAGGGCGTGGCGCTCACGCTCGTGATCGCCCTGTGGGGGGTCACGGTCTCCGCGGCGGCGCTGGCGCAGCCGCTGTGGCTGGTCGTCGCGCTGCTGGCCGTGGGCGGCGCGATCGACCTCGCCTCCGCCGTGTGGCGGCAGACGATCCTGCAGACGTACGCGCCGGACGAGATGCGCGGGCGGCTGCAGGGCGTGTTCATGGTCGTGGTGGCCGGGGGCCCGCGCCTCGGCGACCTGCGGGCGGGCGCCACGGCGGACGCCTTCGGGCTGGTGCCCTCCTGGGCGGGCGGCGGCCTCGTCTGCGCGCTCCTCGTGCTGGTCGCCGGTTTCGCCGTCCCGGCCTTCCGCCGGTACGAGGCCGGGACCGCGCGGTCCGAGACGGCGGACCGGCAGCCAGAGCCGAGCGCGGACTGA
- a CDS encoding SGNH/GDSL hydrolase family protein produces the protein MIRNASRSTRRRAGLAARGPDGHWVATWTSMPQLTEPENMPPAPFAGDGLVFAGSTLRQTLRVTLGGRRMRLRFSNAFGGAALPLTRVAVALPGGGRAGTGEIRPGTSRRVTFHGRPSVVIPAGAQAVSDPLSFDLAPRSVLTVTVHLAGGQRSSAVTSHPGSRTTSYLLAGDHTEDAALAGAAPADHWYLLSGVEVWAGPSAAAAVVVGDSLTDGRGSTTNGNDRWPDRLADRLHARRATSGVAIVNQGAGGNRVLDDGLGPNVLARLDRDVLAQSGVRWLVLFEGVNDIGTAGAAEAAQRRVAEDLIAAYGQVVRRAHARGIRVYGATLTPFGGNDAYDDPGGHRERSRQAVNEWIRTGGRFDAVVDFDLAARDPAAPRRLLPAYDVGDGLHLNPAGYRALAEAVPARLFRDEPLPRGFHYD, from the coding sequence ATGATCCGCAACGCGTCAAGATCCACCCGGCGGCGCGCAGGCCTGGCCGCGCGCGGGCCGGACGGCCACTGGGTCGCCACCTGGACGTCGATGCCGCAGCTCACGGAGCCGGAGAACATGCCGCCCGCGCCGTTCGCCGGGGACGGCCTCGTCTTCGCCGGCAGCACGCTGCGCCAGACCCTGCGCGTCACCCTGGGCGGGCGGCGGATGCGGCTGCGCTTCTCCAACGCCTTCGGCGGCGCCGCCCTGCCTCTCACCAGGGTCGCCGTCGCGCTTCCCGGCGGCGGGCGGGCGGGGACCGGCGAGATCCGGCCGGGGACCTCACGGCGGGTGACCTTCCACGGCCGTCCCTCCGTCGTGATCCCGGCGGGGGCGCAGGCGGTCTCCGACCCGCTGAGCTTCGACCTGGCGCCCAGGTCCGTCCTCACGGTGACGGTCCACCTGGCCGGCGGTCAGCGCTCCTCCGCCGTCACCTCGCACCCGGGCTCCCGGACCACGTCGTACCTGCTCGCCGGGGACCACACCGAGGACGCCGCACTGGCCGGCGCGGCGCCCGCCGACCACTGGTACCTCCTCAGCGGCGTGGAGGTGTGGGCCGGGCCCTCGGCCGCCGCGGCCGTCGTGGTGGGCGACTCGCTGACCGACGGCAGGGGCTCGACCACCAACGGCAACGACCGCTGGCCGGACCGGCTGGCCGACCGCCTGCACGCCCGGCGCGCCACCTCCGGGGTGGCGATCGTCAACCAGGGGGCCGGCGGCAACCGGGTGCTCGACGACGGCCTGGGCCCGAACGTCCTGGCCCGCCTCGACCGCGACGTGCTCGCGCAGAGCGGAGTGCGCTGGCTGGTCCTCTTCGAGGGGGTCAACGACATCGGCACGGCCGGGGCGGCGGAGGCGGCCCAGAGGCGGGTGGCCGAGGACCTGATCGCCGCGTACGGCCAGGTCGTCCGCCGCGCGCACGCCCGGGGCATCCGCGTGTACGGCGCGACGCTGACGCCGTTCGGCGGCAACGACGCCTACGACGACCCGGGCGGACACCGGGAGCGGTCCCGGCAGGCGGTCAACGAGTGGATCAGGACGGGCGGCCGCTTCGACGCCGTCGTCGACTTCGACCTCGCCGCCCGCGACCCGGCGGCTCCCCGGCGGCTCCTCCCGGCGTACGACGTGGGCGACGGCCTGCACCTGAACCCGGCCGGTTACCGGGCGCTCGCGGAGGCGGTCCCCGCCCGATTGTTCCGCGACGAGCCGCTGCCCCGTGGTTTCCACTACGACTGA
- a CDS encoding glycoside hydrolase family 43 protein, whose product MRTYRNPVIGGFHPDPSVCRVGEDYYLVCSSFEYFPGVPIFHSRDLVHWRQIGNVLDRPSQLRLPPEAVASGGIFAPTIRHHDGLFYMITTNVSDGGNFLVTAERPEGPWSDPVWINLPRVDPSLAWDDAGDCWLTTSGPRLARIDPASGEVLEGPVDIWPGTGGKYPEAPHLFQVGGWWYLLLSEGGTERCHAVSIARARSPRGPFEPGPVNPILTHRGTSRPIQSTGHADLVCAPDGTWWMILLGARPRGYSPEFQVLGRETFLVPVEWVDGWPVAGPVEERHPAPAAWHPLPPPPVRDDFDGPGLAPCWISVRSRPDGSWSLTERPGRLTLHATGPTLDRPGHTFFGRRQQHHDCRVSARLDPDPGRAGLSVRLDEAHHYDLEVSGGEASVIARIGPLRQVVARRPVAPGPLTLTVHCRTADPLPPSVTGAAEAGAGPVGVGARGPDTIAFSAGGVLLAELDGRYLSTEVATGFTGRVIGMYVTEGSAAFDWFDYEGTDDEPVFAIT is encoded by the coding sequence ATGCGGACGTACCGGAATCCAGTGATCGGCGGGTTCCATCCCGACCCGAGCGTCTGCCGGGTGGGTGAGGATTACTACCTGGTCTGCTCCAGCTTCGAGTACTTCCCGGGTGTGCCGATCTTCCACAGCCGTGACCTGGTCCACTGGCGGCAGATCGGCAACGTGCTCGACCGGCCGTCCCAGCTGCGCCTGCCGCCCGAGGCCGTCGCCTCCGGCGGGATCTTCGCCCCGACCATCCGGCACCACGACGGCCTGTTCTACATGATCACGACGAACGTGAGCGACGGCGGCAACTTCCTGGTGACCGCGGAGCGCCCCGAGGGCCCGTGGTCGGACCCGGTCTGGATCAACCTGCCCCGGGTCGATCCCAGCCTGGCCTGGGACGACGCGGGCGACTGCTGGCTCACGACCTCCGGCCCCCGGCTGGCGCGCATCGACCCGGCGTCCGGCGAGGTGCTGGAGGGCCCGGTCGACATCTGGCCGGGCACCGGCGGCAAGTATCCCGAGGCGCCCCATCTGTTCCAGGTCGGCGGGTGGTGGTATCTCCTGCTGTCGGAGGGCGGCACCGAACGCTGCCACGCCGTCTCCATCGCCCGTGCCCGCTCCCCGCGCGGGCCGTTCGAGCCCGGCCCGGTCAACCCGATCCTGACCCACCGCGGCACCTCCCGCCCGATCCAGAGCACCGGCCACGCCGACCTGGTGTGCGCGCCCGACGGCACCTGGTGGATGATCCTCCTCGGCGCCCGGCCCCGCGGCTACTCCCCCGAGTTCCAGGTGCTCGGCCGGGAGACCTTCCTCGTTCCGGTGGAGTGGGTGGACGGCTGGCCGGTGGCGGGACCGGTCGAGGAGCGTCACCCCGCCCCGGCCGCCTGGCACCCGCTCCCCCCGCCCCCCGTCCGCGACGACTTCGACGGACCCGGCCTCGCGCCCTGCTGGATCTCGGTACGCTCCCGCCCCGACGGCTCCTGGTCGCTGACCGAGCGCCCCGGCCGCCTGACGCTGCACGCCACCGGTCCCACCCTGGACCGTCCCGGCCACACCTTCTTCGGGCGGCGCCAGCAGCATCACGACTGCCGCGTCAGCGCCCGTCTCGACCCCGATCCCGGCCGGGCCGGGCTGTCCGTACGGCTCGACGAGGCCCACCACTACGACCTCGAGGTGTCCGGCGGAGAGGCGTCGGTGATCGCCAGGATCGGCCCGTTGCGCCAGGTCGTGGCGCGGCGCCCGGTCGCTCCGGGACCGCTCACCCTCACGGTCCACTGCCGTACGGCCGATCCGCTGCCGCCGTCCGTGACCGGTGCCGCCGAGGCCGGCGCCGGGCCGGTCGGCGTGGGCGCCCGCGGGCCGGACACGATCGCCTTCTCGGCCGGCGGCGTCCTCCTCGCCGAACTGGACGGCCGCTATCTGTCCACGGAGGTGGCGACCGGTTTCACCGGACGGGTGATCGGCATGTACGTCACCGAGGGCAGCGCGGCCTTCGACTGGTTCGACTACGAGGGGACCGACGACGAACCGGTATTCGCGATTACCTGA
- a CDS encoding SAM-dependent methyltransferase: MMVEDRDAWGQSVYDEQAPDWVIDPSTPSVARMYDYYLGGKDNFAADREAAEKIIEILPNARDVARANRAFLVRAVRHLAGAGVRQFLDVGTGLPTQENVHQVAQAVAPDSRVVYVDNDPIVLVHARALLADNPRSIVVAGDMREPKAVLTHPAVLRHLDFGRPIALIMLAVLHFVVDDAEAARIVGTFREALAPGSHVVISHGTPGDLDEDAVRRGRDVYTATTSGGAVPRTAAEVRSLFDGLRLLEPGVVPLEEWRPEPPETPLERRPGAGVVGGVAVVP; the protein is encoded by the coding sequence ATGATGGTCGAAGATCGAGACGCCTGGGGGCAGAGCGTGTACGACGAGCAGGCACCGGACTGGGTGATCGACCCCTCCACGCCGAGCGTGGCCCGGATGTACGACTACTACCTCGGCGGCAAGGACAACTTCGCCGCCGATCGCGAGGCTGCCGAGAAGATCATCGAGATCCTGCCGAACGCCCGCGACGTGGCCCGGGCCAACCGCGCCTTCCTCGTACGGGCCGTACGGCACCTCGCGGGGGCGGGCGTGCGGCAGTTCCTCGACGTCGGCACCGGTCTCCCGACGCAGGAGAACGTCCACCAGGTGGCGCAGGCCGTCGCGCCGGACTCCCGGGTCGTCTACGTCGACAACGATCCGATCGTGCTCGTCCACGCCCGCGCCCTGCTCGCCGACAACCCCCGGTCCATCGTGGTCGCCGGCGACATGCGCGAGCCCAAGGCGGTGCTCACCCACCCGGCCGTCCTCCGCCACCTCGACTTCGGCCGGCCGATCGCGTTGATCATGCTCGCCGTCCTCCACTTCGTCGTCGACGACGCGGAGGCGGCGCGCATCGTCGGCACGTTCCGCGAGGCGCTCGCCCCGGGGAGCCATGTGGTGATCTCCCACGGCACGCCCGGCGACCTCGACGAGGACGCGGTCCGGCGAGGCCGGGACGTCTACACCGCCACCACCAGCGGAGGCGCCGTGCCGCGCACCGCAGCCGAGGTGCGGAGCCTGTTCGACGGCCTGCGCCTGCTGGAGCCCGGCGTCGTGCCGCTGGAGGAGTGGCGCCCCGAGCCGCCGGAGACACCCCTGGAGCGCAGGCCCGGGGCCGGCGTCGTGGGGGGCGTGGCCGTCGTCCCCTGA
- a CDS encoding GNAT family N-acetyltransferase, protein MRIVEDDLSGPEIAEFLEEHLREMRSITPPESKHALDLDGLRRPEVTFWSVMDGGAVVGCGAIKRLDEAHAELKSMRTAAARKRGGVASLLLRHILAEAGRMGFTRLSLETGSEEHFLPARKLYEKFGFTYCGPFGDYRTDPLSVFMTRRL, encoded by the coding sequence ATGAGAATCGTCGAGGACGACCTGTCCGGCCCGGAGATCGCCGAGTTCCTCGAGGAACACCTGCGGGAGATGCGGTCCATCACGCCCCCGGAGAGCAAGCACGCCCTGGACCTCGACGGCCTCCGCCGTCCGGAGGTCACGTTCTGGTCGGTGATGGACGGCGGCGCCGTGGTGGGCTGCGGGGCGATCAAGAGGCTGGACGAGGCCCACGCCGAACTCAAGTCGATGCGGACGGCGGCGGCGCGCAAGCGCGGCGGGGTCGCGTCCCTGCTGCTGCGGCACATCCTCGCCGAGGCCGGGCGGATGGGCTTCACCCGGTTGAGCCTCGAAACCGGCTCGGAGGAGCACTTCCTGCCCGCCAGAAAGCTGTACGAGAAGTTCGGGTTCACCTACTGCGGGCCCTTCGGCGACTACCGTACCGATCCGCTCAGCGTGTTCATGACCAGGCGCCTCTGA